The following are from one region of the Symmachiella macrocystis genome:
- the hmpA gene encoding NO-inducible flavohemoprotein produces the protein MLSEKTVQIVKEITPAVAANAETITRRFYERMFQGNPEVKAFFNQAHQHTGGQQRALAGAICAYFTHIDNPAVLIPAVELIAQKHCSLGIKAEHYPIVGKHLLDAIKDVMGEAATDEIIDAVAEAYGFLADIFIGREGAIYDEQQSMPGGWNGYRTFVVDRKVPESDVVTSFYLKPEDEGGLPLFKPGQYITVHIDDLRTPTSPRNYSLSDRTGEQHFRISVKREERLAPDAPDGLISCHLHEVTEPGHRIQIGPPCGEFTVDPEAATSKPIVLLAGGIGVTPLLSMAKSIIHANPEASIYFVQAARNSKAHAFADEIRNLAQTGPNVQTQVLYDAPLPGDLENGNCDKAGFVTTEFLRDWTPYDEADFYFCGPRPFMANIHASLQELNVDEHRMRYEFFGPKQELEAASLAT, from the coding sequence ATGCTCAGCGAGAAAACGGTCCAGATTGTTAAGGAAATCACCCCGGCCGTTGCTGCCAATGCGGAAACCATTACGCGGCGGTTTTACGAACGAATGTTTCAGGGCAACCCGGAAGTCAAAGCGTTTTTCAATCAGGCGCATCAGCATACCGGTGGTCAACAGAGAGCTCTAGCGGGGGCGATCTGTGCGTATTTCACCCATATCGACAATCCGGCTGTGTTGATTCCCGCAGTCGAATTAATCGCTCAAAAGCATTGTTCGTTGGGTATTAAGGCCGAGCATTACCCGATTGTTGGCAAACATCTGCTCGACGCGATCAAAGATGTGATGGGCGAGGCGGCAACCGACGAAATCATTGATGCTGTGGCGGAAGCCTACGGGTTTTTAGCGGACATCTTTATTGGTCGCGAAGGAGCGATTTATGATGAGCAACAATCCATGCCTGGCGGCTGGAATGGTTACCGCACTTTCGTGGTCGATCGCAAAGTGCCCGAAAGCGATGTCGTGACTTCGTTCTACCTGAAACCGGAGGACGAGGGGGGACTGCCCCTCTTCAAGCCAGGACAGTACATCACCGTTCACATCGATGACCTTCGCACCCCCACGTCGCCTCGCAATTATAGCTTGTCTGATCGAACCGGCGAGCAGCACTTTCGTATTAGCGTTAAGCGCGAAGAGCGACTCGCGCCTGATGCACCGGACGGTCTGATTTCTTGCCACCTGCATGAGGTGACCGAGCCGGGGCATCGCATTCAGATCGGTCCGCCCTGTGGCGAATTCACCGTCGACCCTGAGGCGGCGACGAGCAAGCCGATAGTATTGCTCGCGGGAGGCATTGGTGTCACACCACTGTTGTCGATGGCCAAGTCGATCATTCATGCGAACCCCGAGGCCTCGATCTACTTTGTCCAGGCAGCTCGCAATAGCAAGGCCCATGCTTTTGCGGATGAAATCCGCAACCTTGCACAGACTGGCCCGAACGTGCAGACACAGGTTCTGTACGATGCTCCGTTGCCGGGCGACCTCGAAAATGGCAATTGCGACAAAGCCGGGTTCGTGACGACTGAGTTTCTGCGTGACTGGACCCCTTATGACGAAGCGGACTTTTACTTCTGTGGTCCGCGACCATTCATGGCGAACATCCACGCGAGCCTGCAGGAACTAAACGTTGACGAACACCGCATGCGCTACGAATTCTTCGGCCCCAAGCAGGAATTAGAGGCGGCATCGTTGGCCACTTGA
- a CDS encoding RluA family pseudouridine synthase: MTASHTVEHPVELLTFVFACHQDVKKNKVRQWLKYGSVKVNGRSVTRYNHRLQAGDVVSIRGKEEVLSESLLPRGMTVLFEDASLVVIEKPANLLSMANATERNKTAYSYLTDYVRRGNPKSPNRVWIVHRLDRDTSGLMIFAKSEDAKQVLQANWLRAEKCYLAVVEGDLPADSGELSSNSNQRGPTAVDSVPPSERTRLAVTNYRVLKRSATCALVELTPQTGRRNQIREHLADAKCPIIGDRKHKARTNPARRLGLHASSLQFPHPLSGEILNFTSPLPRVLSRQV; encoded by the coding sequence ATGACCGCATCGCACACTGTCGAACATCCCGTGGAACTTCTCACTTTTGTTTTTGCGTGCCATCAGGACGTGAAGAAGAATAAGGTGCGGCAGTGGCTGAAATACGGTTCGGTGAAAGTCAACGGACGGTCGGTCACACGCTACAATCACCGTCTGCAAGCTGGGGATGTGGTTTCGATTCGCGGCAAAGAAGAGGTTCTCTCAGAGAGTCTGTTGCCACGCGGCATGACGGTACTCTTCGAAGATGCGTCACTCGTTGTCATCGAAAAACCGGCCAATCTACTGAGCATGGCCAACGCGACGGAACGGAATAAGACGGCGTATTCGTATCTCACAGATTACGTCCGTCGCGGAAATCCTAAAAGTCCCAATCGAGTGTGGATCGTCCATCGGTTGGACCGCGATACATCTGGACTGATGATCTTTGCAAAGTCCGAAGACGCCAAGCAGGTCCTGCAGGCAAATTGGTTACGGGCCGAGAAATGTTATTTGGCCGTGGTGGAAGGGGACTTACCGGCCGATAGCGGTGAGTTGAGTTCCAATTCCAACCAGCGTGGACCAACCGCAGTCGACAGCGTTCCTCCCAGTGAGCGGACACGCCTTGCGGTGACCAATTACCGCGTGTTGAAGCGAAGCGCGACATGCGCGTTAGTCGAGCTTACACCGCAAACAGGTCGCCGGAATCAAATTCGCGAGCACCTGGCCGATGCAAAATGCCCGATCATAGGCGATCGAAAGCATAAAGCACGCACGAATCCCGCCCGTCGACTGGGATTGCACGCAAGTTCCCTGCAATTCCCGCACCCCTTATCCGGCGAAATTCTCAACTTTACCTCTCCTCTTCCACGGGTGTTGTCCAGACAGGTCTGA
- a CDS encoding DUF1593 domain-containing protein produces MLHRTLVCVCQLTAYTCLLLCSAAIASGADQPEPSGGALEGDRPRVIISTDVGGSDPDDFQSMVHLLLYADVLDIEGLISSPPQQGRVKHIYEAIEAYSKDYPNLKKHSVAFPTPDSLRDVTKQGAVDPAPRSGWSKPTEGSQWIIGQAKVDDPRPLWVLVWGSITDVAQAVHDDPSIKSKIRLYSIGSWNTRQDRAAREYLFKNHSDLWWIESDTTFRGMYVGGRQNDNWGNRSFVANHVHKHGALGDLLFHKKSDIKMGDTPSLLYLLRGEADDPTTAHWGGSYRKTDHGRHYWTDRPDRSLSEASYAGAKTVNRWRVDFLTDWQQRMIWASTP; encoded by the coding sequence ATGTTACACCGAACATTGGTCTGCGTCTGCCAACTGACGGCATATACGTGTCTGCTGCTTTGCAGCGCCGCAATTGCATCCGGCGCCGATCAGCCTGAACCGTCGGGCGGAGCGTTGGAGGGCGACAGGCCGCGGGTGATCATCTCTACGGATGTGGGCGGCTCGGACCCCGACGATTTTCAGTCAATGGTCCATCTACTCCTCTACGCCGATGTGCTGGATATTGAAGGGCTGATTTCGTCTCCACCACAGCAGGGCCGCGTAAAACACATCTACGAAGCGATCGAAGCTTACTCAAAGGACTATCCGAATCTCAAAAAACACTCAGTGGCTTTTCCAACTCCCGATTCATTGCGCGATGTCACCAAGCAAGGTGCGGTTGATCCGGCTCCACGCAGCGGATGGAGTAAACCCACTGAGGGATCTCAGTGGATCATCGGGCAGGCAAAGGTCGACGATCCACGGCCGTTGTGGGTGCTGGTGTGGGGCAGCATCACCGATGTTGCACAGGCTGTCCACGATGACCCTTCAATCAAAAGCAAAATCCGCCTGTACTCGATCGGCTCGTGGAATACCAGGCAGGACCGCGCCGCACGCGAATACCTTTTTAAGAATCATTCCGACTTATGGTGGATCGAAAGCGACACCACGTTTCGCGGGATGTACGTGGGGGGCCGGCAAAACGACAATTGGGGCAACCGCAGTTTTGTTGCCAACCACGTCCACAAGCATGGTGCGCTGGGCGATTTGCTCTTCCATAAAAAAAGCGACATCAAGATGGGGGACACGCCATCGCTGCTATACCTGTTGCGGGGCGAGGCGGATGATCCCACAACGGCACACTGGGGCGGTTCCTATAGGAAGACCGATCACGGACGGCATTACTGGACTGATCGACCGGATCGCAGTTTGTCCGAAGCCAGCTACGCGGGAGCAAAAACCGTCAACCGTTGGCGAGTCGACTTCCTGACCGACTGGCAGCAGAGGATGATATGGGCCAGCACACCATGA
- a CDS encoding N-acyl-D-amino-acid deacylase family protein: MLLNRYSLLLLLLLGYLAIGTLPAAEPIDGDILLKGGTVFDGSGSPGLVGDVALRGNRIVAVGTFEVGEFPLVIDCNGLVVAPGFIDLHNHSDEQIVEPETRGCVNYLMQGCTTIVTGNCGFGPVNVGEYYSKINSSGAGVNVAHLLPQGSLRADVMGLADRAPTDDELQRMRALAEQAMQDGAWGMTTGLIYVPGASTKTDELVEIAKVIAAHQGFYASHMRDEGTGLLGAVQETLEIGKQAQLPVHVSHFKSNGIDAWGLIRRAAEMIEQAQAEGQKITADQYPYIASSTSLSAILFPRWVRAGGKEVMVKRLDDPEKSEEIRELVIETLKERGERAPVQIGRYKPKPDWVGRKVHEIAQAENRPAVEIVYEIVRNGDADAISFGMNEEDVRFGMQLPWVATASDGLAYLPGADKPHPRSYGTFPRKIGHYAIQEKVIPLAQAIRSCSSLPADILGLADRGRLQPGLVADIVVIDPQTFRDTADFSAPHRYATGIKYVYVAGKPAVFDGAPTGALAGRALNRREAKPDSTSNE, from the coding sequence ATGTTGCTGAACCGTTATTCACTGTTGCTGTTGCTTCTCCTGGGGTATCTGGCGATCGGCACTTTGCCAGCTGCAGAGCCAATTGATGGGGACATCTTGCTCAAAGGGGGGACTGTGTTCGACGGGAGTGGCAGCCCTGGATTGGTGGGTGATGTTGCACTTCGTGGCAATCGCATCGTGGCGGTGGGGACATTTGAAGTCGGCGAATTCCCACTGGTGATTGATTGCAACGGGCTGGTTGTTGCTCCGGGATTTATTGATTTACACAATCACAGCGATGAGCAAATCGTCGAGCCCGAAACCCGCGGCTGTGTCAATTATCTGATGCAGGGTTGTACAACGATCGTAACGGGGAACTGTGGGTTCGGGCCGGTGAACGTGGGCGAGTACTACTCCAAAATCAATTCCTCCGGCGCTGGGGTGAATGTCGCGCATCTTTTGCCCCAAGGTTCTCTGCGTGCCGACGTGATGGGGCTAGCCGACCGCGCCCCGACGGACGATGAGTTACAACGCATGCGAGCTTTAGCCGAACAGGCGATGCAAGATGGCGCGTGGGGAATGACGACCGGTCTGATCTATGTTCCCGGTGCATCAACCAAGACCGATGAACTCGTTGAGATTGCCAAAGTCATTGCCGCTCACCAGGGGTTTTATGCCAGCCACATGCGTGACGAGGGGACCGGTTTGCTCGGCGCCGTTCAAGAAACACTTGAAATTGGAAAACAGGCGCAACTGCCCGTGCATGTTTCGCACTTCAAATCGAACGGAATTGATGCCTGGGGTTTGATCCGCCGCGCGGCTGAAATGATCGAACAGGCGCAGGCCGAAGGACAAAAAATTACTGCTGATCAATACCCCTACATTGCCTCCAGCACTTCACTCAGCGCAATACTCTTCCCCCGTTGGGTTCGGGCGGGTGGCAAAGAGGTGATGGTGAAACGACTCGACGATCCTGAGAAAAGCGAGGAGATACGCGAATTAGTCATTGAAACGTTGAAAGAGCGAGGCGAGCGTGCCCCGGTACAAATCGGTCGCTACAAACCCAAACCCGATTGGGTGGGACGAAAAGTCCACGAGATAGCACAGGCAGAGAATCGCCCGGCTGTAGAGATTGTCTACGAGATTGTGCGTAACGGAGATGCAGACGCAATTAGTTTCGGTATGAATGAAGAGGACGTTCGATTTGGGATGCAACTCCCTTGGGTCGCAACCGCATCCGACGGACTTGCCTATCTTCCCGGTGCTGACAAACCCCATCCACGGAGTTATGGAACGTTTCCGCGCAAAATCGGACACTATGCGATCCAGGAAAAGGTGATTCCGCTTGCCCAAGCCATTCGCAGTTGCAGCAGTCTGCCGGCAGATATCTTGGGTTTGGCGGACCGGGGACGGCTGCAGCCGGGGCTAGTGGCCGACATCGTGGTCATCGACCCACAAACATTTCGTGACACAGCCGATTTTTCCGCGCCGCATCGCTATGCGACGGGAATCAAATACGTCTACGTTGCGGGAAAACCGGCGGTATTCGACGGTGCGCCGACAGGCGCCTTAGCCGGGCGCGCCCTCAATCGGCGTGAAGCAAAGCCCGATTCCACCAGCAACGAGTGA
- a CDS encoding DUF1559 domain-containing protein — translation MSVSETRTVQRGFTLIELLVVIAIIALLIALLLPAVQQAREAARRTQCKNNLKQLGLAMHNYESTFGRFPSSGQGLGSGPYGQNFDRHSFFTHVLPFIDQANITHQFDFGSSYNETPENIAITKIALSMYLCPSAALREGNTDSQGYGGIDYGPTIHTNISPVTGLPDSSTMVHGGLRWEGTDLRQITDGLSNTMALGECVGRNDGMDSLYADPVEVGSMRSHWRWAEPDNAFGVSFTPNFHKNPWGGPPSCPWVDMNCGPNDELFSFHDGGCHASFCDGSVRFLSDSMDFGILRATVSAGEGEIIGEY, via the coding sequence ATGAGTGTGTCAGAAACTCGGACCGTGCAGAGAGGTTTTACCCTTATCGAACTCCTCGTGGTGATAGCCATCATCGCGCTTTTAATTGCCTTGTTATTGCCGGCCGTGCAGCAGGCACGCGAAGCGGCTCGTCGCACCCAATGCAAAAACAACCTCAAGCAACTGGGGTTGGCGATGCATAATTATGAATCAACCTTCGGACGGTTTCCTTCCTCGGGGCAGGGACTGGGCAGCGGGCCTTACGGGCAAAACTTTGACCGCCATTCCTTTTTCACGCATGTGCTGCCGTTCATCGATCAAGCGAACATCACACATCAGTTCGACTTCGGGTCGTCCTACAATGAGACACCTGAGAACATCGCCATCACAAAAATCGCGTTGTCGATGTATCTTTGTCCCAGCGCTGCTCTACGCGAAGGAAACACGGATAGCCAGGGATATGGGGGGATCGATTACGGTCCCACGATTCACACGAATATCAGTCCCGTCACCGGGCTTCCCGATAGCTCTACGATGGTCCATGGCGGTTTGCGCTGGGAGGGAACCGACCTCAGACAAATCACCGATGGTTTGAGTAACACCATGGCGCTAGGGGAATGTGTCGGGCGTAACGACGGGATGGACTCGTTGTATGCGGATCCCGTAGAGGTCGGGAGCATGCGATCACATTGGCGGTGGGCAGAACCGGATAATGCGTTTGGTGTCTCTTTTACACCGAATTTCCATAAGAACCCGTGGGGCGGACCACCCTCTTGTCCCTGGGTCGACATGAACTGCGGTCCCAACGATGAACTGTTCAGTTTTCACGATGGCGGATGTCACGCGTCCTTTTGTGATGGGAGTGTCCGCTTCCTTTCCGACAGCATGGACTTTGGTATCCTGCGTGCCACAGTCTCAGCTGGCGAGGGCGAAATCATCGGGGAATACTAA
- a CDS encoding SMP-30/gluconolactonase/LRE family protein has protein sequence MKRILTFFMALSIGGLVLTGALAAAEEKYEVDPDSLPQKGVPQGEIKGPFPWKSKIFPGTEREYWIYVPAQYDKDKPVCVMVVQDGLGRAKGWKMPTVFDNLIHKGEMPVTIGIFITPGVVPAPREGTQARFNRSFEYDSLGDRYAKFLIEEILPEVSKSYNLSEDPNDRAISGASSGAICAFNVAWERPDQFRRVFSTIGTFVGLRGGNEFPVLVRKVEPKPIRVFLQDGSNDLDLYGGSWWVANQDMLSALTWAGYDVNHAWGQGGHNGKQGAAILPDAMRWLWRDYPKPIRVGTAGGKRRTDILIPGEEWQLVSKGHKFTEGPAVNAKGEVFFTDVPNSQIYKIGLDGMVSLFADETGNANGLMFGKDGKLYACVSGKKQIVAYTPDGKSEVIAENVSCNDLVVGDNGIYVTDPENKRVLHIDGDKKVSVVDEKGLEFPNGVVLSPDQSLLYVADTRRQYVNSYQVQDDGTLRYKQTFHHLHIAPTQSDTGADGMTVDDQGRLYVATRMGVQVCDQPGRVHLILSKPQGSWLSNVVFGGKDLNTLYVTCGGSIYKRKMNAKGLSVGNVLKPPKPRL, from the coding sequence ATGAAACGAATTTTGACATTTTTTATGGCGTTGTCTATTGGCGGACTGGTTCTGACCGGAGCATTAGCGGCGGCAGAAGAGAAATACGAAGTCGATCCGGACTCGCTTCCGCAAAAGGGCGTGCCCCAGGGGGAAATCAAGGGGCCGTTTCCGTGGAAGAGCAAGATCTTTCCCGGCACCGAGCGTGAATATTGGATCTACGTGCCGGCGCAGTACGACAAGGACAAACCGGTCTGCGTGATGGTTGTGCAAGATGGGCTGGGGCGGGCCAAGGGTTGGAAAATGCCGACCGTTTTCGACAACTTGATTCACAAAGGCGAAATGCCGGTCACCATTGGAATCTTCATTACCCCAGGCGTTGTGCCGGCGCCGCGTGAAGGCACGCAGGCGCGGTTCAACCGCAGTTTTGAATACGATTCACTTGGTGATCGCTACGCGAAATTTCTGATCGAAGAAATCCTGCCTGAAGTCAGCAAGAGTTATAACCTGAGCGAGGACCCGAACGACCGGGCGATCTCCGGCGCCAGTTCGGGGGCCATTTGCGCATTCAACGTCGCGTGGGAACGGCCTGATCAATTTCGCCGAGTGTTCAGCACCATTGGGACTTTCGTGGGACTGCGTGGCGGCAACGAGTTTCCCGTATTGGTTCGTAAAGTCGAACCGAAACCGATCCGCGTCTTTTTGCAGGATGGTAGCAACGACCTGGACCTGTACGGCGGGAGTTGGTGGGTCGCCAACCAAGACATGCTGTCGGCGCTTACCTGGGCGGGCTACGACGTGAACCATGCATGGGGACAAGGCGGGCACAATGGCAAACAGGGGGCAGCGATTCTACCAGATGCCATGCGCTGGTTGTGGCGTGACTATCCGAAACCGATTCGCGTCGGCACTGCCGGCGGCAAACGCCGCACCGACATTCTCATTCCCGGTGAAGAGTGGCAGCTTGTCAGCAAAGGGCATAAATTCACCGAAGGCCCCGCCGTTAACGCGAAGGGTGAAGTGTTTTTCACCGATGTCCCGAATAGCCAGATCTACAAAATCGGGCTGGACGGCATGGTTTCGTTGTTCGCCGATGAGACTGGAAATGCCAATGGTCTGATGTTTGGCAAAGATGGCAAACTGTACGCATGCGTGAGCGGAAAGAAACAGATCGTCGCCTACACGCCCGATGGCAAGTCCGAGGTGATTGCTGAAAATGTTAGCTGCAACGACTTGGTTGTCGGTGACAACGGCATCTATGTCACAGACCCAGAAAACAAACGCGTATTACACATCGATGGGGACAAAAAAGTCAGCGTCGTCGATGAGAAGGGACTCGAATTCCCCAACGGCGTTGTGTTGTCGCCCGATCAGTCGCTGCTGTATGTCGCCGACACCCGTCGCCAATACGTCAACTCCTACCAAGTGCAAGACGACGGAACGTTACGCTACAAGCAAACCTTCCACCACCTACACATTGCTCCGACGCAATCCGACACCGGCGCGGACGGCATGACCGTCGACGACCAAGGCCGACTGTACGTGGCCACGCGGATGGGTGTGCAAGTCTGCGACCAACCGGGACGCGTGCATCTGATTCTCTCGAAACCGCAGGGCAGTTGGCTGTCGAACGTTGTGTTTGGTGGCAAGGATCTGAACACGCTGTACGTGACCTGTGGTGGCAGCATTTACAAACGAAAAATGAACGCGAAAGGCCTTTCGGTCGGCAATGTACTCAAACCACCAAAGCCCAGGCTTTAA
- a CDS encoding DUF3565 domain-containing protein, translated as MKQPITGYHRDDDGHWVAQLACGHNQHVRHTPPWMNRKWVTTVAGREQMLGHLLDCTKCDEHAPPDDRPIKEPA; from the coding sequence ATGAAGCAGCCAATTACCGGATATCACAGGGATGATGACGGCCATTGGGTGGCCCAACTCGCCTGCGGCCACAATCAACATGTTCGTCATACCCCTCCGTGGATGAATCGCAAATGGGTCACCACTGTCGCGGGGCGCGAACAAATGCTAGGACACCTGCTCGACTGCACAAAATGTGACGAACATGCTCCACCGGATGATCGGCCGATCAAAGAGCCGGCTTGA
- a CDS encoding RrF2 family transcriptional regulator, with protein sequence MISKTAEYALRAVTCLANDTHSPASADVLAKKTKVPRRYLTRVLQDLAAAGLVASRSGPGGGYVLIHETGELTILDVINAVAPLERITTCPLGLKSHTSLCPLHSELDRAFAATEAAFAAVTIRQLLESTNPIVPLCEDPE encoded by the coding sequence ATGATCTCAAAAACAGCCGAGTACGCGTTACGGGCCGTAACTTGCCTGGCGAATGACACCCACAGCCCCGCGTCGGCCGACGTGTTGGCGAAAAAGACAAAGGTGCCCCGTCGCTACTTAACACGCGTCCTGCAAGATTTAGCGGCTGCGGGTTTGGTCGCGTCACGTTCCGGGCCGGGAGGCGGATATGTGCTCATTCACGAGACCGGCGAATTGACGATTCTGGATGTCATCAACGCCGTCGCTCCTCTGGAACGGATCACCACCTGCCCATTAGGACTCAAGTCGCACACGTCTCTGTGCCCATTGCACTCGGAACTCGACCGAGCCTTTGCCGCCACCGAAGCCGCGTTTGCAGCGGTGACGATCCGCCAGCTTCTGGAATCGACGAATCCCATCGTGCCGTTGTGCGAAGATCCCGAATGA
- a CDS encoding tetratricopeptide repeat protein codes for MKNKTKLSLKKKVLFSFATCVLFFLSLELLLNVCGVQPTYYDDDPFVGYSSNSPLFVTSSIRDGAEMVTAANKLIYFNEQRFLKDKPKRTYRIFCLGGSTTYGRPYDHQTSFSKWLGEFLQAADPTRDWEVINVGGISYASYRITALMEELNRYTPDLYVVYTGHNEFLELRTYGQQLDAQQPLAGLSNLIGQTRTFALTERLLKSRGEKESGEYGQKQILPEEVAAILDKTVGPETYTRDEQLWQRTLKHFEFNLLRMEHLADKAGADIVFITAASNIRNFSPLKSEHRDDLLADEQAQWEILVHSANVSSSNERYAEALDALDKASDIDDRHAELHYQRGRLLDRLGKFDLARAAYQRAIDEDVCPLRAPSSFQDAVRQVADETDHRVIDFERLVQRWAKDGIPGDDLFLDHLHLTIDGHRRLAAELFQYLEDSGTVSPNASWSELSRQKIARRIEGEIDTAQQGKALRNLAQVLSWAGKHLEAKQLALQAIQLAGEDAHTNFVAGHMLYQSGELDQAAGFLQKAIELEPNHVLARLDLAEIHLQQDEFVQAKSVIEKAIQLDPERQQSYVILEKVLENEPSRNSAPAGL; via the coding sequence ATGAAGAACAAAACAAAACTCTCGTTGAAAAAGAAAGTGTTATTTTCTTTCGCGACGTGCGTTTTGTTTTTTCTCAGTTTGGAACTGTTGCTAAACGTATGCGGGGTGCAGCCGACGTACTACGACGACGATCCGTTTGTCGGGTACTCCTCAAACTCGCCGCTGTTCGTGACATCGAGCATTCGCGATGGGGCTGAGATGGTGACGGCTGCCAACAAACTCATCTATTTCAACGAACAGCGATTCCTTAAAGACAAACCGAAGCGAACCTATCGAATCTTCTGCCTGGGCGGTTCGACCACCTACGGCCGGCCTTACGATCATCAAACGTCCTTTTCCAAGTGGCTGGGGGAGTTCTTGCAGGCGGCCGATCCCACTCGCGACTGGGAAGTGATCAATGTCGGCGGCATCAGCTACGCCAGTTATCGGATTACTGCGTTGATGGAGGAATTGAACCGCTATACGCCGGATCTTTACGTGGTTTACACGGGCCATAATGAATTTCTGGAACTGCGAACTTACGGCCAGCAGTTGGATGCGCAGCAACCACTGGCGGGTCTGAGCAACTTGATCGGCCAAACCCGCACCTTTGCTTTGACCGAGCGGTTGTTGAAAAGTCGTGGCGAAAAGGAGTCGGGAGAATATGGGCAGAAGCAAATCCTCCCCGAAGAAGTCGCTGCGATTCTGGATAAGACCGTAGGCCCGGAGACGTACACCCGCGACGAACAATTGTGGCAGCGCACTTTAAAACATTTTGAGTTCAATCTTCTACGGATGGAGCACTTAGCTGATAAGGCAGGTGCGGACATAGTGTTTATCACAGCGGCCAGCAACATCCGAAACTTTTCGCCACTCAAGAGCGAACACCGGGATGACTTACTTGCTGATGAACAAGCCCAATGGGAAATACTCGTCCATTCAGCCAATGTCTCGAGCAGCAATGAACGGTATGCAGAGGCCTTGGATGCTTTGGACAAAGCATCGGATATCGACGACCGGCACGCCGAGTTGCATTATCAACGCGGTCGCTTGCTGGACCGGCTTGGGAAATTCGACTTAGCACGCGCGGCCTACCAACGGGCTATCGATGAGGATGTCTGCCCGTTGCGGGCTCCTTCAAGCTTTCAAGACGCGGTTCGTCAGGTGGCAGATGAAACGGATCACCGCGTCATCGATTTCGAACGTTTGGTCCAACGCTGGGCGAAGGATGGCATTCCCGGCGATGATCTCTTTCTGGATCACTTGCACCTAACGATTGACGGGCACCGCAGACTTGCCGCTGAACTGTTTCAATACTTAGAGGATTCCGGCACAGTCTCGCCCAATGCATCCTGGTCGGAATTGTCGAGGCAAAAGATTGCGCGGCGAATCGAAGGGGAGATCGATACTGCCCAACAGGGCAAAGCGCTGAGGAACTTGGCACAGGTGCTCTCCTGGGCTGGCAAACACCTGGAGGCGAAACAACTCGCGTTGCAAGCGATCCAGCTCGCCGGAGAAGACGCCCATACCAACTTTGTGGCTGGCCACATGCTCTACCAATCGGGCGAGTTGGACCAGGCAGCGGGCTTTTTACAAAAAGCCATCGAGCTCGAGCCAAACCACGTGCTCGCTCGCTTGGATCTGGCAGAGATTCACCTTCAGCAAGACGAATTCGTGCAAGCCAAATCGGTGATCGAGAAAGCGATTCAACTCGATCCGGAGAGACAGCAATCCTACGTAATCTTGGAAAAAGTGCTAGAGAATGAGCCATCCAGAAACAGTGCCCCGGCGGGACTGTGA